From Methylobacterium radiodurans, a single genomic window includes:
- a CDS encoding efflux RND transporter permease subunit, translated as MISRILDFSVRQRWLVVLLSLLAAGFGVHALTKLPIDAVPDITNNQVQINTVAPALSPFDIEKQVTYPVETALAGIKGLEYTRSLSRNGFSQVTAVFADDVNVYFARQQVVERLSEAREGLPSEIEPHMGPITTGLGEIYMWTVRYAAPGERKASRPGKPGWQADGSYLTPEGQRLATELERAAYLRTVQDWVIRPQVRTVRGVAGVDSIGGYEKQYHVQPDPTKLTALDLSFGDVARALQANNANQGARYLEDNGEGYVVRSSGRLESMDEIGNVVVTTRGGVPVRVKDIAEVRIGRDLRTGSASEDGREAVVGTALMLIGENSRTVAAAVDARMREIRRSLPPGIEVQTVLDRTRLVEATIRTVATNLTEGAALVVVILFLLLGNIRAAVITALVIPVAMLMTTTGMVEAGISANLMSLGALDFGLIVDGAVIITENALRHLAERQHALGRVLTLEERLATVRGSAEEMIKPSLYGQAIIILVYVPLLTFTGVEGKMFEPMALTVIIALAAAFVLSLTFVPAMVAIVVTGKVTEKDNLIIRALKAAYRPMLGAAVRAPLAFVALALLLLAGSGVLLARLGTEFIPTLDEKSIALNALRIPSTSLSQSQAMQLKVEEAIGRFPQVAYVFSKTGTAEVATDPMPQNSSDTFVILKPQEEWPDPGLSKAELQEEIEKAVGRLAGNVYEFSQPIQLRFNELLAGARGDLAVKVFGDEFEPMTRAADRIADILRGTQGAEDIKVEQTAGLPILEIKVNKTEAARLGLSTGAIQEVIGAAIGGRQAGLLFEGDRRFPIVVRLTDKVREDREALENIPVPLPPGPNGRSTSVLLKQVASFSVSEGPNQISRENGKRRVVVTANVRGRDIGSLVAEVQGKVAEQVRMPPGYYVTWGGQFENLASAKRRLTVVVPACFFLIFLLLYSALGSVRDALLVFSAVPLALTGGIAALWLRGMPFSVPAAVGFIALSGVAVLNGLVMLTFIKQLVAEGRPRREAILEGAMTRLRPVAMTALVASLGFVPMALATGTGAEVQKPLATVVIGGLISATLLTLVVLPALYARFGGSRATPPVNHDEDAGGAAPFRQAAE; from the coding sequence ATGATCTCCCGCATCCTCGACTTCTCCGTCCGGCAGCGCTGGCTCGTCGTGCTCCTGTCGCTGCTGGCCGCCGGCTTCGGCGTCCACGCCCTGACGAAGCTGCCCATCGACGCGGTGCCCGACATCACCAACAACCAGGTGCAGATCAACACCGTCGCGCCCGCGCTCTCGCCCTTCGACATCGAGAAGCAGGTCACCTACCCGGTCGAGACCGCGCTCGCCGGCATCAAGGGCCTCGAATACACCCGCTCCCTCTCGCGCAACGGCTTCTCCCAGGTCACGGCGGTCTTCGCCGACGACGTCAACGTCTACTTCGCACGCCAACAGGTGGTGGAGCGCCTGAGCGAGGCGCGCGAAGGGCTGCCGTCGGAGATCGAGCCGCACATGGGGCCGATCACGACCGGCCTCGGCGAGATCTACATGTGGACCGTGCGCTACGCGGCGCCCGGCGAGCGGAAGGCTTCGCGCCCGGGCAAGCCCGGCTGGCAGGCGGACGGCAGCTACCTGACGCCCGAGGGGCAGCGGCTCGCGACCGAGCTGGAGCGCGCGGCCTACCTGCGGACGGTTCAGGACTGGGTGATCCGGCCGCAGGTCAGGACCGTGCGGGGCGTCGCCGGCGTCGACAGCATCGGCGGCTACGAGAAGCAGTACCATGTCCAGCCGGACCCGACGAAGCTGACCGCGCTAGACCTGTCCTTCGGCGACGTCGCCCGGGCGCTCCAGGCGAACAACGCGAACCAAGGCGCCCGCTACCTGGAGGACAACGGCGAGGGCTACGTCGTCCGCTCCTCCGGCCGCCTGGAGAGCATGGACGAGATCGGCAACGTCGTGGTCACGACCCGCGGCGGCGTCCCGGTCCGGGTGAAGGACATCGCCGAGGTGCGGATCGGACGCGACCTGCGCACCGGCTCGGCCAGCGAGGACGGCCGGGAAGCCGTCGTCGGAACCGCCCTGATGCTCATCGGCGAGAACAGCCGCACGGTCGCGGCCGCCGTCGACGCCAGGATGCGCGAGATCCGGCGCTCGCTCCCGCCGGGCATCGAGGTCCAGACGGTCCTCGACCGGACCCGTCTGGTCGAGGCGACCATCCGGACCGTGGCGACGAACCTCACTGAGGGAGCGGCCCTCGTCGTCGTCATCCTGTTCCTGCTGCTCGGCAACATCCGCGCCGCCGTCATCACGGCCCTGGTGATCCCGGTCGCGATGCTGATGACGACGACCGGCATGGTCGAGGCCGGCATCTCGGCCAACCTGATGAGCCTCGGGGCGCTCGACTTCGGCCTCATCGTGGACGGGGCGGTGATCATCACCGAGAACGCGCTGCGCCACCTCGCCGAGCGGCAGCACGCCCTCGGGCGGGTCCTCACCCTGGAGGAGCGCCTGGCCACGGTGCGGGGCTCGGCCGAGGAGATGATCAAGCCCTCCCTCTACGGGCAGGCCATCATCATCCTGGTCTACGTGCCGCTACTGACCTTCACCGGGGTCGAGGGCAAGATGTTCGAGCCGATGGCGCTTACCGTCATCATCGCCCTCGCGGCGGCCTTCGTCCTCTCCCTCACCTTCGTCCCGGCGATGGTGGCCATCGTGGTCACCGGCAAGGTGACCGAGAAGGACAACCTCATCATCCGCGCCCTCAAGGCGGCCTACCGCCCGATGCTCGGCGCCGCGGTCCGCGCCCCGCTGGCCTTCGTGGCGCTGGCCCTGCTGCTCCTCGCCGGGAGCGGCGTGCTGCTGGCCCGGCTCGGCACGGAGTTCATCCCCACCCTCGACGAGAAGAGCATCGCGCTGAACGCGCTGCGCATCCCGTCAACCTCGCTGTCGCAGTCCCAGGCGATGCAGCTCAAGGTGGAGGAGGCCATCGGACGCTTCCCCCAGGTCGCCTACGTCTTCTCGAAGACCGGCACGGCGGAGGTGGCGACAGACCCGATGCCGCAGAACTCCTCGGACACCTTCGTCATCCTCAAGCCCCAGGAGGAGTGGCCCGACCCGGGCCTGTCGAAGGCAGAGCTGCAGGAGGAAATCGAGAAGGCGGTGGGCCGGCTCGCCGGCAACGTCTACGAGTTCTCCCAGCCGATCCAGCTCCGCTTCAACGAACTCCTGGCCGGGGCCCGCGGCGACCTTGCCGTCAAGGTCTTCGGCGACGAGTTCGAGCCGATGACGCGGGCGGCCGACCGCATCGCCGACATCCTGCGGGGCACGCAGGGCGCGGAGGACATCAAGGTCGAGCAGACGGCCGGGCTTCCGATCCTGGAGATCAAGGTCAACAAGACCGAGGCCGCACGCCTCGGGCTCAGCACCGGCGCCATTCAGGAGGTGATCGGCGCGGCCATCGGAGGCCGGCAGGCGGGTCTCCTGTTCGAGGGCGACCGGCGCTTCCCCATCGTGGTGCGGCTCACCGACAAGGTGCGCGAGGACCGCGAGGCGCTGGAGAATATCCCGGTTCCGCTGCCGCCCGGGCCCAACGGGCGCTCGACCTCCGTCCTCCTGAAGCAGGTGGCGAGCTTCTCGGTCTCGGAGGGACCGAACCAGATCAGTCGCGAGAACGGCAAGCGGCGCGTCGTCGTCACCGCGAACGTGCGCGGGCGCGACATCGGCTCGCTCGTGGCCGAGGTCCAGGGGAAGGTCGCCGAGCAGGTCCGGATGCCGCCCGGGTACTACGTGACCTGGGGCGGTCAGTTCGAGAACCTCGCCTCGGCCAAGCGCCGGCTGACGGTGGTGGTGCCGGCGTGCTTCTTCCTGATCTTCCTCCTGCTCTACTCCGCCCTGGGCTCGGTCCGGGACGCGCTTCTCGTGTTCAGTGCGGTGCCGCTCGCCCTGACCGGAGGCATCGCGGCCCTGTGGCTGCGCGGCATGCCGTTCTCGGTGCCGGCCGCCGTCGGCTTTATCGCCCTGTCCGGTGTGGCAGTCCTCAACGGCCTCGTGATGCTGACGTTCATCAAGCAGCTCGTCGCCGAGGGACGCCCCCGCCGGGAGGCGATCCTGGAGGGCGCCATGACCCGGCTGCGGCCCGTCGCCATGACTGCCCTCGTCGCCTCGCTCGGGTTCGTTCCGATGGCGTTGGCGACTGGGACAGGCGCGGAGGTCCAGAAGCCGCTCGCGACCGTGGTCATCGGCGGCCTGATCAGCGCCACCCTGCTGACCCTAGTCGTCCTGCCGGCCCTCTATGCGCGCTTCGGCGGCTCCCGCGCTACGCCGCCGGTCAACCATGACGAGGACGCCGGTGGCGCCGCGCCGTTCCGGCAGGCCGCCGAATAG
- a CDS encoding efflux RND transporter periplasmic adaptor subunit, producing the protein MRILLFAVLLAAGIAIGAAVPAVTGFVQGSLSAAGLPKDLFAFTAGPAPAKPEPEPARAGAGQDGDDDKGAASPEKAHGKEPGVHGHEAAEGHAEAEAGVIKMAPEQVSGQDISVVKVEGGTLARHLLVPGTITPDTDRIARVPARVVGTVAEMRKRLGDRVAKDEVVAVLESREVADAKSEYLTASVRAELEKTNYDRQQALWDKRVSSEQVYLQAKATYTEATLRVDLARQKLSALGLSATEVAAAQKRDEATPNQSTLRRYELRSSLAGRIVERKVDVGTKVGGEGDPADVYTVADLSTVWIELSVPTTELAKVREGAPVAVTPAQEGGDRHADGKVVFVSPFLNPDTRSARVIVALPNPDLAWRPGTFVTAEVEIAHDAVEVRVPKAALQTVGGERVVFVRTEEGFEKREVELGRSDDDSYEVVSGLKPGDPIAVANSFLLKAELGKSEAGDDD; encoded by the coding sequence ATGCGCATCCTCCTGTTCGCGGTCCTCCTGGCCGCCGGCATCGCCATCGGCGCAGCCGTCCCCGCCGTCACCGGCTTCGTCCAAGGCAGCCTGTCCGCCGCCGGCCTGCCGAAAGACCTGTTCGCTTTCACCGCGGGCCCGGCTCCCGCCAAGCCCGAGCCCGAGCCCGCACGAGCCGGGGCCGGGCAGGACGGCGATGACGACAAGGGAGCCGCGTCCCCCGAAAAGGCCCACGGTAAGGAACCCGGAGTGCACGGGCACGAGGCGGCCGAGGGGCACGCCGAGGCCGAGGCAGGCGTGATCAAGATGGCCCCAGAGCAGGTCTCGGGGCAGGACATCTCGGTCGTGAAGGTCGAGGGCGGCACCCTCGCCCGGCACCTTCTGGTGCCCGGCACCATCACCCCCGACACCGACCGGATCGCCCGTGTCCCGGCCCGGGTCGTGGGTACCGTCGCGGAGATGCGCAAGCGTCTCGGCGACCGGGTTGCCAAGGATGAGGTCGTCGCCGTCCTCGAAAGCCGGGAGGTCGCCGACGCCAAGAGCGAGTATCTCACCGCCTCCGTGCGGGCCGAGCTGGAGAAGACCAACTACGATCGCCAGCAGGCGCTCTGGGACAAGCGCGTCTCGTCGGAGCAGGTCTACCTGCAGGCCAAGGCGACCTATACGGAAGCCACCCTGCGCGTCGACCTCGCCCGCCAGAAGCTCTCCGCCCTGGGGCTGAGCGCGACCGAGGTCGCGGCCGCGCAGAAGCGGGACGAGGCGACGCCGAACCAGTCCACCCTGCGCCGGTACGAGCTCCGCTCGTCGCTCGCCGGCCGCATCGTCGAGCGCAAGGTCGACGTCGGGACGAAGGTCGGCGGAGAGGGGGACCCGGCCGACGTCTACACCGTCGCCGACCTCTCGACCGTCTGGATCGAACTCTCGGTGCCGACCACCGAGCTTGCCAAGGTGCGGGAGGGCGCACCGGTCGCGGTCACCCCGGCCCAGGAAGGCGGCGACCGCCACGCCGACGGCAAGGTCGTCTTCGTCAGCCCGTTCCTGAACCCGGACACCCGCTCGGCCCGGGTCATCGTCGCCCTGCCGAACCCGGACCTCGCCTGGCGCCCCGGCACCTTCGTCACCGCCGAGGTCGAGATCGCGCACGACGCGGTCGAGGTGCGCGTCCCGAAGGCTGCCCTGCAGACGGTCGGGGGCGAGCGCGTCGTCTTCGTGCGCACGGAGGAGGGCTTCGAGAAGCGCGAGGTCGAGCTCGGGCGCTCGGACGACGATTCCTACGAGGTCGTCTCCGGCCTGAAGCCGGGCGACCCCATCGCGGTCGCCAACTCCTTCCTCCTCAAGGCCGAGCTCGGCAAGTCCGAAGCCGGCGACGACGACTGA
- a CDS encoding ParB/Srx family N-terminal domain-containing protein, producing the protein MRYAAIEIVEVRTLRGYDRNARTHSDEQVAQLAAAIQRFGFTNPILADEDGVVIAGHGRMAAARRLGFDRVPCIRVTGLSEQERAALVLADNRIAPYANLRAAIPLFIV; encoded by the coding sequence TTGAGGTACGCAGCAATCGAGATCGTCGAGGTGCGCACCCTGCGCGGCTACGACCGCAACGCGCGTACCCATTCCGACGAGCAGGTCGCGCAGCTCGCGGCCGCGATCCAGCGCTTCGGCTTCACTAACCCGATCCTCGCGGACGAGGACGGCGTCGTCATCGCCGGCCACGGGCGCATGGCCGCGGCGCGCCGGCTCGGCTTCGACCGCGTCCCGTGCATCCGGGTCACCGGCCTGTCCGAGCAGGAGCGCGCGGCGCTGGTGCTGGCCGACAACCGCATCGCGCCCTACGCGAACCTGCGCGCCGCGATCCCGCTCTTCATCGTCTGA